In Geotalea uraniireducens, one genomic interval encodes:
- a CDS encoding NAD-binding protein — protein MQPRFVLVGVGNVGLPLVSMLSRDVLLVCIDQNEENLALVRQQRGSSAVTIRGDATSRLVLEEAAIGEADTVVISTTVERVNVEVARLIAAHFRVQRVIALGITQKGIAELEKYGAEVESIFAVSATGLRNRLELKTKTVHGIGVGKNEILEVEVHPYSRLTNKPLAYLRPRRWRVGLIYREGNIIVPTGETTLKPRDRVIILGDPQALVTIAEILSFRFEAFPLEYGDTFFVFLQGRENQAYLDEAAYLLKAFPLARTIIVHQPAAAALAERLQGAVSGATKAETFESVLVPADALATSLKRFSYRPGLVMLAHPGTIGSFFSFVSERAEKNLMLALTREAGCPVLLARGTFPYNRAAVPCISDSSLQHALETALEISSTLPFEVTALFPTLLPYIATEDEVAEIERMKKTVPDLGLIYKQNIATRVAAGNPIHALAAALREYDLLVASTGEWRLTDFLRRVFRPDVSWHLVRRSPVSTLLIPGAETTI, from the coding sequence ATGCAGCCGAGATTTGTCCTGGTCGGGGTGGGGAACGTCGGGTTGCCGCTGGTGTCGATGCTGTCGCGGGATGTCCTGTTGGTCTGCATCGACCAGAACGAGGAGAACCTGGCGCTGGTCCGGCAGCAGCGGGGGAGTAGTGCGGTGACGATCCGGGGCGACGCCACCAGCCGGCTCGTCCTGGAGGAAGCGGCCATCGGCGAAGCCGATACGGTGGTCATCTCGACCACCGTCGAGCGGGTCAATGTCGAGGTCGCCCGGCTGATTGCCGCCCACTTCCGGGTGCAGCGGGTCATCGCCCTCGGCATCACCCAGAAGGGGATCGCCGAGCTGGAAAAATACGGTGCCGAGGTGGAGAGCATCTTCGCCGTCAGCGCCACCGGGCTGCGCAACCGGCTCGAACTCAAGACCAAGACGGTTCACGGGATCGGCGTCGGCAAGAACGAGATTCTCGAAGTCGAGGTCCATCCCTATTCGCGGCTGACCAACAAGCCCCTGGCCTATCTCCGGCCGCGCCGCTGGCGGGTCGGGCTGATCTATCGCGAAGGAAACATCATCGTCCCCACCGGCGAGACGACCCTCAAGCCCCGGGACCGGGTGATCATCCTCGGCGACCCCCAGGCCCTGGTGACCATCGCCGAGATCCTCTCGTTCCGTTTCGAGGCGTTCCCGCTGGAGTACGGCGACACCTTCTTCGTCTTCCTCCAGGGGAGGGAAAACCAGGCCTATCTCGACGAGGCCGCCTATCTGCTGAAGGCCTTCCCCCTGGCCCGCACCATCATCGTCCATCAGCCGGCCGCCGCGGCCCTGGCCGAGCGGCTGCAGGGCGCGGTGAGCGGCGCCACGAAAGCGGAAACCTTCGAGAGCGTCCTGGTGCCGGCGGATGCCCTTGCCACCTCCCTCAAGCGCTTTTCCTACCGGCCGGGGCTGGTGATGCTCGCCCATCCCGGCACCATTGGCAGCTTCTTCTCCTTTGTCAGCGAACGGGCGGAAAAGAACCTGATGCTCGCCCTGACCCGGGAGGCCGGCTGTCCGGTTCTTCTGGCCCGGGGGACGTTCCCCTACAACCGGGCGGCAGTCCCGTGCATCAGCGATTCCAGTCTGCAGCATGCCCTGGAGACGGCCCTGGAGATATCCTCGACCCTCCCCTTCGAGGTGACGGCGCTCTTCCCGACGCTCCTCCCCTATATCGCCACCGAGGACGAGGTGGCGGAAATCGAGCGGATGAAAAAGACCGTCCCCGACCTGGGGTTGATCTACAAGCAGAATATCGCCACCCGGGTGGCGGCCGGCAATCCGATCCATGCCCTTGCGGCGGCGCTGCGGGAGTATGACCTCCTGGTGGCGAGCACCGGCGAATGGCGGCTGACCGACTTCTTGCGCCGGGTGTTCCGGCCGGACGTCAGCTGGCATCTGGTTCGTCGGTCGCCGGTCTCGACCCTGCTGATTCCCGGCGCCGAAACGACCATCTGA
- a CDS encoding cytochrome c family protein, whose amino-acid sequence MKPTFRLSAALLAALLLVLAGAAMAASPVFDVDRTFYPYYPSLIKWDKSTIPFNAPEVCGSCHPQQFKEWNGSVHSLAFKDPVYQGELNKGVKAVGHDIARQCEGCHSPIGVVTGAVKGPGLANLPATALNGVSCDVCHSVSGVTHWQTPSHEPENGSFILSPGVEDPNNGQTLIKRGPFKPSEECGGGFHECRESSLHLRADLCASCHQVYHYEAHFPLEATYLEWKHGPYAQQAILCQDCHMVDIATFKRSADTFRKPERQEYRHVFNGANYLLSYLAAGAAKKNGEEELAANLMKQYEMEVERLKAAAALELSPVYRGGRLVELKVRVKNIRAGHNLPTSLTNVRQMWLELTAKDETGTVIMSSGTINPDGSLPENSRLFNSDGMGNDFHFSVDPWVITAFSRHDTIPPRGYKDVYFGVAAPAAAKKIVVTAKLRFRQAEQHVAEELLKAVPKDIDLEQLYGLRAVPPLPVVDMAVQETTIATSL is encoded by the coding sequence ATGAAACCAACGTTCCGCCTCTCCGCCGCCCTGCTGGCGGCCCTGCTTCTCGTCCTCGCCGGCGCGGCAATGGCGGCATCGCCCGTCTTCGACGTCGATCGCACTTTCTACCCCTACTACCCATCGCTCATCAAATGGGACAAATCGACCATCCCCTTCAACGCCCCGGAGGTCTGCGGCTCCTGCCACCCCCAGCAGTTCAAGGAATGGAACGGCTCGGTGCACAGCCTCGCCTTCAAGGACCCGGTCTACCAGGGCGAGCTGAACAAAGGGGTCAAGGCGGTCGGTCATGATATCGCCCGGCAGTGCGAAGGGTGCCACTCGCCGATCGGCGTGGTCACCGGGGCGGTCAAGGGACCGGGGCTCGCCAACCTGCCCGCCACCGCGCTGAACGGCGTCTCCTGCGACGTCTGCCACTCGGTCAGCGGCGTCACCCACTGGCAGACGCCGTCCCACGAACCGGAAAACGGCTCCTTCATCCTCTCCCCAGGCGTCGAAGACCCGAATAACGGCCAGACCCTGATCAAGCGCGGACCGTTCAAACCCTCGGAGGAGTGCGGCGGCGGCTTCCATGAATGCCGGGAATCGTCGCTCCACCTCCGGGCCGACCTCTGCGCCTCCTGCCACCAGGTTTACCACTACGAGGCCCACTTCCCGCTCGAAGCGACCTACCTCGAATGGAAACACGGCCCCTACGCCCAGCAGGCGATCCTCTGCCAGGACTGCCACATGGTCGACATCGCCACCTTCAAACGCTCTGCCGACACCTTCCGGAAACCGGAGCGGCAGGAGTACCGGCACGTCTTCAACGGGGCCAACTACCTGCTCTCCTACCTGGCCGCCGGCGCGGCGAAGAAAAACGGCGAGGAGGAACTGGCTGCCAACCTGATGAAACAGTACGAGATGGAGGTGGAACGGCTCAAAGCGGCGGCGGCGCTGGAACTGAGCCCGGTCTACCGGGGCGGCCGGCTGGTCGAGCTCAAGGTGCGGGTAAAGAACATCCGGGCCGGGCACAACCTCCCCACCTCGCTGACCAACGTGCGGCAGATGTGGCTCGAACTGACCGCCAAAGACGAAACCGGCACGGTGATCATGAGCAGCGGTACCATCAACCCCGACGGTTCGCTGCCGGAAAACAGCCGGCTGTTCAACTCCGACGGCATGGGTAACGATTTCCATTTTTCGGTGGACCCGTGGGTGATTACCGCCTTCTCCCGGCACGACACCATCCCGCCCCGCGGTTACAAGGACGTTTATTTCGGCGTCGCCGCCCCGGCGGCAGCAAAGAAGATTGTCGTTACCGCCAAGCTCCGTTTCCGCCAGGCCGAGCAGCACGTTGCCGAAGAACTGCTCAAGGCGGTGCCGAAAGATATCGATCTGGAGCAGCTTTACGGATTGCGAGCCGTGCCGCCGCTGCCGGTCGTCGATATGGCGGTCCAGGAGACGACGATTGCCACCTCCCTCTGA
- a CDS encoding PAS domain S-box protein, which yields MFPSHPSCPGPEQPAAAVNPLDRPAAIAPAQLHETLFDVAHVILVVIGADQRVVTINRTGCTVLGRPATEVIGRNWFETFIPAASRETEREAFTTLVTSGHGHYPDREYPVIVADGTERHIAWRQQPFRGPAGTIEALCLSGEDLTERRRGAAALQLAETKYRIIADNTTDWEFWLAPDGRVIYNSPSCLQHTGYPAAAFEEDPQLFATIIHPADRQRFAEHRHHAGQALPAEGVEFRIVRADGELRWLNHSCRPVHDDSGTFLGSCGSNRDITHSKEAEERLRQRAEMMNSLMNAITESVFLITPGGTILELNEAAASRLRGTRESLRGKIIYDQFPATLAESRKAKIDQIVATGKPLRFEDVRRGRGFDISGFPVCDEQGTVVAVAVCAFDITERTEAASAVREAEERYRTLFEQSPDGVLIIDPETTLPLVFNETAHRQLGYCRTEFARLSIADYDVSAVPGDGRERLDAITRHGRNDYETLHRTKEGELRNVLATAQPIEIGGETYFHCIFRDITELRRAQEDISLKARLLDAVNDSLFLVDQQGKILYANEVACKSRGYRREELLALPFDRLDTPEYASRVAETIARLPDSKRAIFESIHLSKDRSAIPVEVHASIIEIGGRSLILSLVRDITERKRTEDALLAALQLNQDMGRFSRDELTGIALEEGIRLTGSAIGFLHFIDPGQQTISLHAWSRETSATCTVSDVQGHCLIEEAGIWVDCIRKRRPVMHNSFAKPLRLPEGHVPLRRDLAVPVFDDQERIVAVMGVGNKAEPYTEFDMTQLSLLAETMWNVIKLKDLLEELKVAEEEAVSASRAKSDFLANVSHEIRTPMNAIIGMTHLALQTKLTDRQRDYLEKIHLSAGSLLGIINDILDISKIEAGKMEMEAISFNIEDVLDNLATIIGVKAYEKGIELLFATDADLPLTMVGDPLRLGQVLINLANNAVKFTERGEVVISSELVAQDQRRNEVTVRFSVKDTGIGMTPEQIGKLFQAFSQADSSSTRKYGGTGLGLSISRQLVELMGGEILVESTPGQGSTFSFTVRLGCRREPAGRAPRTPLKGLRVLVVDDNATSRDILRANLESFSFGVTTVGSGVAALGELERAAAADAPPYDLVLVDWKMPGLDGIETARRIKENRRLTNIPTVIMVTAYGRDEVLRNAREAGLDAALTKPVKASVLLDTIANLYEREMIGAAQAFPASRPNRHAGLRLAGIRVLLAEDNAINQEVAREILKQAGAIVDIAANGVEAAQMALQASPRHHAVLMDLQMPLMDGYEVTRQIRDTYSATELPIIALTAHAMAEERERCLAAGMNDHLSKPIDPTQLLSTLERWTPQASRKNVRRLPPDKGGATGGKIPRDLPGLGIEAALGKLGGNEKLLRKLLLDFRDTYQGVVHEIRGALAKRDSALASRLTHTVKGVAGNICATGIYEATQKLERAIAGGDEAAFTRLLGELEQALLPVLVSIGRLKKEQRNEQLRGDTAPDGGEQADPAGLRPLCVTFRQLLSKNNLKARKQLELIVAHPAAGTFRAELNAIEECLGKLDFKGALQSYGTIARVLDIPLD from the coding sequence ATGTTTCCATCGCACCCCTCCTGCCCCGGCCCCGAACAGCCGGCAGCCGCGGTAAATCCCCTCGACCGGCCCGCCGCCATCGCCCCGGCACAGCTCCACGAGACCCTGTTCGACGTTGCTCACGTAATACTGGTGGTCATTGGCGCCGACCAGCGGGTCGTCACGATCAACCGCACAGGCTGCACGGTCCTCGGCCGCCCGGCAACGGAGGTCATCGGCCGCAACTGGTTTGAAACGTTCATCCCCGCCGCCAGCCGCGAGACGGAACGTGAAGCATTCACGACCCTTGTGACAAGCGGGCACGGACATTATCCGGACCGCGAATATCCGGTCATCGTCGCCGACGGGACGGAACGGCACATTGCCTGGCGCCAGCAGCCCTTCCGCGGGCCAGCCGGGACCATCGAAGCCCTCTGCCTTTCCGGGGAAGACCTTACCGAGCGGCGCCGGGGCGCAGCGGCGCTGCAGCTGGCGGAAACGAAATACCGGATCATCGCCGACAACACCACCGACTGGGAATTCTGGCTCGCGCCGGATGGCCGTGTTATCTACAATTCGCCGTCCTGCCTGCAGCATACCGGCTATCCGGCAGCCGCCTTTGAAGAAGACCCCCAGCTTTTTGCAACCATCATCCACCCCGCCGACCGCCAACGATTTGCCGAACACCGTCATCACGCCGGCCAGGCCCTACCCGCCGAGGGGGTCGAATTCCGGATCGTCAGGGCCGACGGAGAACTTCGCTGGCTCAACCATTCCTGCCGGCCAGTGCACGACGACAGCGGCACCTTCCTCGGCAGCTGCGGCAGCAACCGCGATATCACCCACAGCAAGGAGGCAGAGGAAAGACTGCGACAACGGGCCGAGATGATGAACTCGCTGATGAACGCCATCACCGAATCGGTATTCCTCATTACCCCGGGCGGCACGATCCTGGAACTGAACGAGGCGGCGGCGAGCCGATTGCGGGGGACGCGGGAATCGCTGCGCGGCAAGATCATCTACGACCAGTTCCCGGCAACGCTGGCGGAAAGCCGCAAAGCGAAAATCGACCAGATCGTTGCCACCGGCAAGCCGCTCCGTTTCGAAGATGTCCGCAGGGGAAGAGGTTTCGACATCTCCGGTTTTCCGGTCTGCGACGAGCAGGGAACGGTGGTGGCAGTGGCCGTCTGCGCCTTCGACATCACCGAGCGCACCGAGGCGGCCAGTGCGGTCCGCGAGGCGGAGGAGCGGTACCGGACGCTGTTCGAGCAGTCGCCGGACGGCGTGCTGATCATTGATCCGGAAACGACCCTGCCGCTGGTTTTCAATGAAACCGCCCACCGGCAGCTCGGTTACTGTCGGACGGAGTTTGCCCGGCTGTCCATCGCCGACTACGATGTCTCCGCCGTCCCGGGCGACGGCCGGGAACGGCTCGACGCCATCACCCGTCACGGCCGCAACGACTACGAAACCCTGCATCGCACCAAAGAAGGAGAGCTGCGCAACGTCCTGGCCACCGCCCAACCGATCGAAATCGGCGGCGAAACCTATTTCCACTGCATCTTCCGCGACATCACCGAACTGCGCCGGGCACAGGAAGACATCTCGCTCAAGGCACGGCTCCTCGACGCGGTCAACGATTCGCTCTTCCTGGTCGACCAGCAGGGAAAGATTCTCTACGCCAACGAGGTCGCCTGCAAATCGCGCGGCTACCGCCGGGAAGAGCTGCTTGCCCTTCCCTTCGACCGGCTCGACACCCCCGAATACGCCTCCCGGGTTGCGGAGACGATCGCCCGGCTGCCTGATAGCAAACGGGCAATCTTCGAGAGCATCCATCTCAGCAAGGACCGCTCGGCCATCCCGGTCGAAGTCCATGCCAGCATCATCGAGATCGGCGGCCGGTCGCTGATTCTCAGCCTGGTACGCGACATCACCGAACGGAAGCGGACCGAAGACGCGCTCCTGGCCGCTCTGCAACTGAACCAGGACATGGGACGTTTCAGCCGTGACGAATTGACCGGCATCGCCTTGGAAGAGGGGATCCGACTCACCGGCAGCGCCATCGGCTTCCTCCATTTCATCGATCCGGGACAACAGACAATTTCCCTGCACGCCTGGTCCCGGGAGACCTCGGCGACCTGTACGGTCAGCGACGTGCAAGGCCACTGCCTGATCGAAGAGGCCGGCATCTGGGTCGACTGCATCCGCAAACGCCGGCCGGTAATGCACAACAGTTTTGCCAAACCGCTCCGGCTGCCCGAAGGGCACGTTCCGCTACGCCGCGACCTGGCGGTACCGGTCTTCGACGACCAGGAGCGGATCGTCGCAGTGATGGGGGTCGGCAACAAGGCTGAGCCCTACACCGAATTCGACATGACCCAGCTGTCACTGCTCGCCGAAACGATGTGGAACGTAATCAAGCTGAAGGACCTCTTGGAAGAGCTCAAGGTGGCCGAGGAAGAAGCCGTCTCCGCCAGCCGGGCCAAGAGCGACTTCCTGGCGAACGTCAGCCACGAGATCCGCACGCCGATGAACGCCATTATCGGCATGACCCACCTGGCGCTGCAGACCAAGCTGACCGACCGGCAGCGCGACTACCTGGAAAAGATTCACCTTTCCGCCGGCTCGCTGCTCGGCATCATCAACGACATCCTCGACATCTCCAAGATCGAGGCGGGCAAGATGGAGATGGAAGCGATCAGCTTCAACATCGAGGACGTGCTCGACAACCTGGCGACGATCATCGGCGTCAAGGCATACGAAAAGGGGATCGAACTTCTTTTCGCCACCGACGCCGACCTCCCGCTCACCATGGTCGGCGACCCCCTGCGGCTGGGCCAGGTGCTGATCAACCTGGCAAACAACGCCGTCAAGTTTACCGAACGGGGCGAAGTCGTCATCTCCTCGGAACTGGTGGCGCAGGATCAGCGGCGGAACGAGGTAACGGTCCGCTTCAGCGTCAAGGATACCGGGATCGGCATGACGCCGGAACAGATCGGCAAGCTGTTCCAGGCCTTCAGCCAGGCCGACAGCTCGTCGACCCGCAAATATGGCGGGACCGGCCTCGGTTTGAGCATCAGCCGCCAACTGGTGGAATTGATGGGCGGAGAAATCCTGGTGGAGAGCACCCCCGGCCAGGGGAGCACCTTCTCCTTCACCGTCCGCCTCGGCTGCCGCCGTGAGCCGGCCGGCCGGGCACCCCGGACACCGCTCAAGGGGTTGCGGGTGCTGGTGGTCGACGACAATGCCACTTCCCGCGACATTCTCCGGGCCAACCTGGAATCGTTCTCTTTCGGGGTCACCACCGTCGGCAGCGGCGTGGCGGCGCTGGGGGAACTGGAACGGGCTGCTGCCGCCGACGCCCCTCCTTACGACCTGGTGCTGGTCGACTGGAAGATGCCCGGTCTCGACGGCATCGAAACGGCCCGCCGGATCAAGGAGAACCGGCGGCTCACCAATATCCCGACGGTGATCATGGTGACCGCCTACGGCCGCGACGAAGTGCTCCGCAATGCCCGGGAAGCGGGGCTCGATGCCGCGCTGACCAAGCCGGTCAAGGCATCGGTGCTGCTCGACACCATTGCCAACCTTTACGAACGGGAGATGATCGGCGCGGCGCAGGCATTCCCCGCCAGCCGGCCAAACCGGCATGCCGGGCTGCGGCTGGCCGGCATCCGGGTGCTCTTGGCCGAGGACAATGCCATCAACCAGGAGGTCGCCCGGGAAATCCTCAAACAGGCCGGGGCGATCGTCGATATCGCCGCCAACGGCGTTGAGGCGGCCCAGATGGCGTTACAGGCATCGCCCCGTCACCATGCGGTGCTGATGGACCTGCAGATGCCGCTGATGGACGGTTACGAGGTAACGCGGCAAATCCGCGACACCTACAGCGCCACGGAGCTGCCGATCATCGCCCTGACCGCTCACGCCATGGCCGAAGAGCGGGAACGCTGCCTAGCGGCGGGGATGAATGACCATCTGTCGAAACCGATCGATCCGACACAGCTTCTCTCGACCTTGGAACGGTGGACACCGCAGGCGTCGCGCAAGAACGTCCGTCGCCTGCCCCCGGACAAGGGGGGAGCGACCGGCGGCAAAATTCCCCGCGATCTGCCGGGGCTCGGCATCGAGGCCGCGCTGGGTAAACTGGGCGGCAACGAGAAGCTGCTCCGCAAGCTGCTGCTCGATTTCCGAGATACTTACCAGGGGGTCGTCCACGAAATCAGGGGGGCACTGGCCAAACGGGACAGCGCCCTGGCGAGCCGGCTAACCCACACTGTGAAAGGGGTTGCGGGCAACATCTGCGCCACCGGCATCTACGAAGCGACCCAGAAACTGGAGCGGGCCATTGCCGGCGGCGATGAAGCCGCGTTTACCCGGCTGCTCGGCGAACTGGAGCAGGCACTGTTGCCGGTGCTGGTGTCGATCGGCCGACTCAAGAAAGAGCAGCGTAACGAACAGCTCCGCGGAGATACGGCGCCGGATGGCGGCGAGCAGGCCGACCCCGCCGGGCTGCGCCCCCTCTGCGTCACTTTCCGGCAGCTGCTCAGCAAGAACAACCTGAAGGCGCGGAAACAACTCGAACTGATCGTTGCCCATCCCGCAGCCGGGACATTCCGGGCGGAACTCAACGCCATCGAGGAGTGTCTGGGAAAACTGGACTTCAAGGGGGCGCTCCAGTCGTACGGCACCATCGCCCGGGTGCTGGACATACCGCTGGATTAA
- a CDS encoding diguanylate cyclase domain-containing protein: MERGKQTILIVDDTPQNIEILNEVLGDDYEILCATDGREGLELAQAEQPDLILLDVMMPEMDGYELCRQLKEEPRTRAIPVIFITAMSQEDDEAKGLEIGAIDYLTKPISPPIVRARIRNHLELKRHRDILESISHIDGLTGIANRRQFDKILDQEWRRAVRTRTPISLVMMDIDCFKEFNDCYGHLAGDDCLKSIAGAFGTVLNRPGDLVARYGGEEFACILPETDAFGARQVAERLQAAVLGLCTPHRRSAVADQVTISIGVATMIPAAASQPDQLIAEADRHLYLAKKGGRNRICSLA, from the coding sequence ATGGAACGGGGAAAGCAGACCATTCTGATTGTCGACGATACGCCGCAGAATATCGAGATCCTCAACGAAGTTCTCGGCGACGACTATGAAATACTCTGTGCGACCGATGGCAGGGAAGGACTGGAACTGGCGCAGGCGGAACAACCGGATTTGATCCTGCTCGACGTAATGATGCCGGAAATGGACGGTTACGAACTCTGCCGGCAGTTGAAGGAAGAGCCGCGAACCCGGGCCATTCCGGTGATCTTCATCACCGCCATGAGCCAGGAGGACGACGAGGCGAAGGGACTGGAAATCGGCGCCATCGACTATCTCACCAAACCGATCAGCCCGCCGATCGTCCGGGCCCGGATCAGGAACCATCTGGAGCTGAAACGCCACCGGGACATCCTGGAGAGTATCTCCCACATCGACGGCCTGACCGGGATCGCCAACCGGCGACAGTTCGACAAGATCCTCGACCAGGAATGGCGTCGGGCGGTCCGGACCCGAACGCCGATTTCGCTGGTGATGATGGATATCGACTGTTTCAAGGAGTTCAACGACTGCTACGGCCACCTGGCCGGCGATGACTGCCTGAAGAGTATTGCCGGCGCCTTCGGGACGGTCCTCAACCGGCCGGGCGACCTGGTCGCCCGCTATGGCGGCGAGGAGTTCGCCTGCATCCTCCCCGAAACCGATGCCTTCGGCGCCAGGCAGGTGGCCGAACGGCTCCAGGCGGCAGTCCTAGGCCTCTGCACTCCCCACCGCCGTTCGGCCGTGGCGGACCAGGTAACGATCAGCATCGGCGTCGCCACGATGATCCCGGCCGCCGCCAGCCAGCCCGACCAGTTGATCGCCGAGGCGGACCGCCATCTCTATCTGGCCAAGAAGGGGGGGCGGAACCGGATCTGCAGCCTCGCCTGA
- a CDS encoding NAD(+)--dinitrogen-reductase ADP-D-ribosyltransferase, producing the protein MQSSFNHCNVPPWIIASRHFNDNPQPLELQGVRSANRFLFAKLDTIDSADERGCVFNDYMSVKFQLHHWQDQHTDKARKSLKNSYLRFLRGWMMDANSVEGAVLKGWVESRIGIHPTFHKAPIGDVQSEAYFGYAVDRMKGSERTNAINSQLDLLYEYCQYELDRRFPGERWVTLYRGTCDADDYAVVEVVGKREKIIRFNNLVSFTSVEERAWEFGSTVWEIRAPLVKIFFFNDLLPNSILKGEGEYLVIGGEYLVRRVMCTI; encoded by the coding sequence ATGCAGAGTTCCTTCAATCACTGCAATGTCCCCCCCTGGATCATCGCCTCGCGCCATTTCAACGACAATCCCCAACCGCTGGAACTACAGGGGGTGCGCAGCGCCAACCGCTTCCTCTTCGCCAAACTCGACACTATCGATTCGGCGGACGAGCGGGGGTGCGTCTTCAACGACTACATGTCCGTCAAGTTCCAGCTCCACCACTGGCAGGACCAGCATACCGACAAGGCGCGCAAGAGCCTGAAAAACAGCTATCTCCGTTTTCTCCGCGGCTGGATGATGGATGCCAACTCGGTAGAGGGGGCAGTACTCAAGGGGTGGGTCGAAAGCCGGATCGGCATCCATCCGACCTTCCACAAGGCGCCGATCGGCGATGTCCAGTCGGAAGCCTACTTTGGCTATGCGGTCGACCGGATGAAGGGGAGCGAGCGGACTAATGCCATCAACTCCCAGCTCGACCTGCTCTACGAATACTGCCAGTACGAGTTGGATCGCCGCTTCCCGGGCGAACGGTGGGTGACCCTCTATCGCGGCACCTGCGATGCCGACGATTATGCCGTCGTCGAGGTTGTCGGCAAGCGGGAGAAGATCATCCGCTTCAACAATCTGGTATCGTTCACTTCCGTCGAGGAACGGGCCTGGGAGTTCGGCTCCACTGTCTGGGAGATTCGGGCGCCGCTGGTCAAAATCTTCTTCTTCAACGACCTGCTCCCCAACAGTATCCTCAAGGGGGAGGGGGAGTACCTGGTGATCGGCGGCGAGTATCTCGTCCGCCGGGTGATGTGCACCATCTAG
- a CDS encoding NifB/NifX family molybdenum-iron cluster-binding protein, giving the protein MLIAVASKDGKEINQHFGHAERFLIYELDAGEVKLVDEKTVERYCSYDPDHPTRSHVLRAIIDALAGCRAVVCAQIGQTPQQELERHGLDAFVAGGPIKTTLAELAKIL; this is encoded by the coding sequence ATGCTCATCGCCGTAGCTTCCAAGGATGGAAAAGAGATCAATCAGCACTTCGGGCATGCGGAACGGTTTCTGATTTACGAACTCGATGCCGGCGAAGTGAAACTGGTGGATGAAAAGACGGTGGAGCGTTACTGCTCCTACGATCCGGATCATCCAACCCGCAGCCATGTGCTGCGGGCGATCATTGACGCCCTGGCCGGCTGCCGGGCGGTGGTCTGTGCCCAGATTGGCCAGACGCCGCAGCAGGAACTGGAACGGCACGGCCTCGATGCCTTTGTTGCCGGTGGCCCGATCAAGACGACGCTGGCGGAGCTGGCGAAAATCCTTTAG
- the fdxB gene encoding ferredoxin III, nif-specific has product MAYITGLRRNKTEYTPQFIVSIDEETCIGCGRCYKVCVHDVLAYEELDEDDSAKMFMKVANPGNCIGCQACGRTCSKKCFSFAPVEL; this is encoded by the coding sequence ATGGCTTACATCACCGGACTAAGAAGAAACAAGACGGAGTATACCCCCCAGTTCATCGTTTCCATCGACGAGGAGACCTGCATCGGTTGCGGCCGTTGCTACAAGGTCTGCGTTCATGACGTGCTCGCCTATGAGGAACTGGACGAGGACGATTCGGCAAAGATGTTCATGAAGGTCGCCAATCCCGGCAATTGCATCGGCTGTCAGGCCTGCGGCCGGACCTGCTCGAAGAAATGCTTCAGCTTCGCCCCGGTGGAGCTGTAA
- the nifX gene encoding nitrogen fixation protein NifX, which translates to MKIAFTSSTGEMIDQHFGMAKSFQVWEVGPEEAHFLETLEVGEHGLDEEDKISARAKALSDCAIVYTMQIGGPAAAKLVAHKIHPMKTTTEVSLKETVERLQEVLKGNPPPWLRKAMNKGTATPFDEE; encoded by the coding sequence ATGAAGATAGCGTTTACCAGCTCGACCGGCGAAATGATTGATCAGCATTTCGGGATGGCGAAAAGTTTCCAGGTCTGGGAAGTGGGGCCCGAGGAGGCCCATTTCCTCGAAACGCTGGAGGTCGGCGAACATGGCCTCGACGAGGAAGACAAGATCTCCGCCCGCGCCAAAGCCCTGTCCGACTGCGCCATCGTCTATACCATGCAGATCGGCGGTCCGGCGGCGGCCAAACTGGTCGCTCACAAGATTCACCCGATGAAAACCACTACCGAGGTCAGCCTTAAGGAGACGGTGGAACGGCTCCAGGAAGTCCTGAAGGGGAATCCGCCGCCGTGGCTCCGCAAGGCGATGAACAAGGGGACGGCAACCCCTTTTGACGAAGAATAG